The following are encoded in a window of Sebastes umbrosus isolate fSebUmb1 chromosome 7, fSebUmb1.pri, whole genome shotgun sequence genomic DNA:
- the LOC119490807 gene encoding post-GPI attachment to proteins factor 2-like isoform X2 translates to MLQGSGILGHERPLIIRVSFSTFVVATVCLPLLGLITCVLISSVFHYEDSTGTHCQVPNYLPSISASISLSPECHIWRFCIGLHSAPRLLVAFTYFRFYKTRFASRFPESSLSRFNLAFSICENLGLLLLTYVSSSETYFVHKEGFVLFLVSSIIYMLITCRLWKTIKKYSLNPEDAKSHHWKVRFLLLNVSFCALAGFFYWKHNMYCESGSYTLFALFEYLVVFSNMAFHLTAVWDFKSREVLVVSSSEDKDF, encoded by the exons ATGCTACAAGGCTCCGGTATCTTGGGGCATGAGAGGCCGCTGATCATCAGGGTATCATTCAGCACCTTTGTTGTGGCTACTGTGTGCCTACCACTGCTTGGACTAATAACTTGTGTCCTCATATCCTCTGTTTTTCATTATGAGGACTCTACTGGTACACATTGCCAG GTTCCTAATTACCTGCCATCTATCAGTGCCTCAATAAGCCTGAGTCCTGAGTGCCACATATGGCGGTTTTGTATCGGACTGCACTCAGCGCCGAGGCTCCTGGTGGCGTTCACCTACTTCAGGTTTTACAAGACACGTTTTGCCTCGAGGTTCCCTGAGAGTTCACTCAGTCGCTTCAACCTGGCCTTTTCTATTTGTGAAAACCTCGGCCTCCTGCTTCTCACATATGTATCATCCAGTGAAACATACT TTGTACATAAGGAAGGTTTTGTGCTCTTCCTTGTCAGTTCCATTATCTACATGCTGATAACCTGCCGTTTATGGAAGACTATTAAGAAGTATTCATTAAATCCTGAG GATGCCAAGTCTCACCATTGGAAAGTGCGCTTCTTACTTCTCAACGTATCCTTCTGTGCTTTGGCCGGATTCTTTTATTGGAAACACAACATGTACTGTGAATCGGGAA GTTACACATTATTTGCCCTGTTTGAGTATCTGGTAGTCTTCTCCAATATGGCCTTCCATCTCACAGCAGTGTGGGACTTTAAGAGCCGGGAGGTCCTGGTCGTTTCATCCTCTGAAGATAAAGACTTCTGA
- the LOC119490807 gene encoding post-GPI attachment to proteins factor 2-like isoform X1, producing MPHVLLHLPVCDRMCKMFLNETFSLLQTKMLQGSGILGHERPLIIRVSFSTFVVATVCLPLLGLITCVLISSVFHYEDSTGTHCQVPNYLPSISASISLSPECHIWRFCIGLHSAPRLLVAFTYFRFYKTRFASRFPESSLSRFNLAFSICENLGLLLLTYVSSSETYFVHKEGFVLFLVSSIIYMLITCRLWKTIKKYSLNPEDAKSHHWKVRFLLLNVSFCALAGFFYWKHNMYCESGSYTLFALFEYLVVFSNMAFHLTAVWDFKSREVLVVSSSEDKDF from the exons ATGCCACATGTATTATTACATTTGCCTGTGTGTGATCGCATGTGCAAGATGTTTTTAAATGAGACGTTTTCACTGTTACAGACCAAGATGCTACAAGGCTCCGGTATCTTGGGGCATGAGAGGCCGCTGATCATCAGGGTATCATTCAGCACCTTTGTTGTGGCTACTGTGTGCCTACCACTGCTTGGACTAATAACTTGTGTCCTCATATCCTCTGTTTTTCATTATGAGGACTCTACTGGTACACATTGCCAG GTTCCTAATTACCTGCCATCTATCAGTGCCTCAATAAGCCTGAGTCCTGAGTGCCACATATGGCGGTTTTGTATCGGACTGCACTCAGCGCCGAGGCTCCTGGTGGCGTTCACCTACTTCAGGTTTTACAAGACACGTTTTGCCTCGAGGTTCCCTGAGAGTTCACTCAGTCGCTTCAACCTGGCCTTTTCTATTTGTGAAAACCTCGGCCTCCTGCTTCTCACATATGTATCATCCAGTGAAACATACT TTGTACATAAGGAAGGTTTTGTGCTCTTCCTTGTCAGTTCCATTATCTACATGCTGATAACCTGCCGTTTATGGAAGACTATTAAGAAGTATTCATTAAATCCTGAG GATGCCAAGTCTCACCATTGGAAAGTGCGCTTCTTACTTCTCAACGTATCCTTCTGTGCTTTGGCCGGATTCTTTTATTGGAAACACAACATGTACTGTGAATCGGGAA GTTACACATTATTTGCCCTGTTTGAGTATCTGGTAGTCTTCTCCAATATGGCCTTCCATCTCACAGCAGTGTGGGACTTTAAGAGCCGGGAGGTCCTGGTCGTTTCATCCTCTGAAGATAAAGACTTCTGA
- the prdm10 gene encoding PR domain zinc finger protein 10 isoform X1, with amino-acid sequence METKQEPSAVWSQTSNSDSGNGTQVHFEGGTVAQIVYSGDQTDRGQQQVVYTADGNSYTSVESAEHTLVYIHPADGTQTVFADQPQVAYIQQDGTTQQVTVLLPSGQNMNAANLHVLSNVADAPQAILEPVSQEQLSVSTSLPSMADMTDPPTSPLGATDSTDDSDEDEDEDSDMDDWEPRQPQSFNPHSLWCDECNNANPSVCPKHGPLHPIPNRPVMSKARASLPLVLYIDRFLGGVFSKRRIPKRTQFGPVEGPLVSQTELQDHYIHLKLCMLDAEKDAEKSDDMWLDLSDEDSCNWMMFVRPAQNHLEQNLVAYQYGSEIFYTSIKNIQPKQELKVWYAASYAEFVNQKIHDVTEEERKVLREQEKNWPCYECNRRFVSSEQLQQHLNMHDDKLNSVSRARGRGRGRGRRRFGTGRRPGRPPKFIRLDPPVDAGGDKTPEMLELTEKPLEERAEGAQNGLKVVEMESEAEAGAESEGQLISPAGEPVPESVSPPSSTDLPVSLKEDPAQSSQSDSHLTSQDMRRAKRIRMDVQNAALQHLFIRKSFRPFKCTHCGKAFRDKDKLEQHLRVHGRDAYAFSCHICSKSFMSDSALEDHLLVHTENRSYSCLLCPETFERLELLKDHVAVHAVDGCFTCPSCKKTFTDFIQVKKHIRCFHSEKIFQCPDCEKAFCRPDKLRLHMLRHSDRKDFLCSTCGKQFKRKDKLREHMQRMHNPDREAKKADRIHRSKTLKLKVPTTDFESFMFKCRVCMMGFRRRGMLVNHLSKRHPEMRIDDVPELTLPIIKPNRDYFCQYCDKVYKSASKRKAHILKNHPGAELPPSIRKLRPAAPGEPDPMLSTHTQLTGTIATAPVCCPHCAKQYSSKTKMVQHIRKKHPEFAQLANTIQTPLTTAVISSAPAVISADGTTAEAVVTTDLLTQAMTELSQTLTTDYRTAQGDYQRIQYIPVSQAGGNLSQPQHIQLQVVQVAPASSPHSQHPTVDVSQLHDPHGYSQHSIQVQHIQVNEPSGTGQGASQVSSQPLSPTSQQPSQELSPTQLTPVTLAQSHTLQSSSTQQQGTVQHAYIPGNWNYRGYSSEIQMMALPHAQYVIAEASTPVSGVNSNQVKTTHYVISEGQTELETKQTVPQNTTQAHAEHLEQQPANQQATTQYIITTTTNGSGTSEVHITKP; translated from the exons ATGGAGACCAAACAGGAACCCTCCGCTGTGTGGAGTCAGACGTCTAACAGTGATTCAGGCAACGGCACACAG gtacattttgaaggcGGCACCGTGGCCCAGATAGTGTACAGTGGCGATCAGACGGACCGGGGACAGCAGCAAGTGGTTTATACAGCGGATGGGAACTCCTACACCTCTGTAGAGTCTGCAGAGCACACACTGGTTTACATACACCCTGCAGATGGCACTCAG ACTGTATTTGCTGACCAGCCACAGGTGGCTTACATTCAGCAGGATGGTACGACGCAGCAG GTCACAGTTTTGCTGCCCAGTGGACAGAACATGAATGCTGCTAATCTGCATGTTCTCAGTAATGTAGCAGATGCTCCTCAAGCCATCCTGGAGCCAGTTTCCCAG gagcaGCTGTCTGTGTCGACGTCGCTCCCCTCCATGGCTGACATGACGGACCCCCCCACCAGTCCCCTCGGGGCCACAGACTCCACAGACGATTCTGAcgaagatgaggatgaagactCTGATATGGATGACTGGGAACCTCGGCAGCCTCAGTCATTCAACCCCCACAGCCTCT GGTGTGACGAGTGTAATAATGCCAACCCCTCTGTGTGTCCGAAGCACGGCCCCCTGCACCCCATCCCCAACCGGCCCGTGATGTCCAAGGCCCGGGCCAGTCTGCCTCTGGTCCTCTACATCGACCGCTTCCTGGGCGGGGTCTTCTCCAAGAGACGCATCCCAAAGCGCACGCAGTTTGGTCCTGTGGAGGGACCCCTGGTGTCTCAGACTGAACTGCAGGACCACTACATTCATCTGAAA CTGTGCATGCTGGACGCAGAGAAGGATGCGGAGAAGTCTGACGACATGTGGTTGGACCTTTCTGACGAGGACAGCTGTAACTGGATGATGTTTGTGAGACCTGCTCAGAACCACCTGGAGCAGAACCTGGTGGCCTACCAGTACGGCTCCGAGATATTCTACACGTCCATCAAGAACATCCAGCCCAAACAAGAGCTCAAG GTGTGGTATGCGGCGTCCTATGCAGAGTTTGTCAATCAGAAGATCCACGATgtaacagaagaagagagaaaag TGCTCCGGGAGCAGGAGAAAAACTGGCCTTGTTATGAGTGTAACCGCCGCTTTGTGAGCTCTGAACAACTGCAGCAACATCTCAACATGCATGACGACAAGTTAAACTCTGTTTCCAG GGCCAGAGGCCGGGGTCGGGGGAGAGGCAGGAGGAGGTTTGGGACGGGAAGAAGACCGGGACGCCCACCTAAATTTATACGTTTGGACCCACCAGTAGACGCCGGTGGGGACAAGACACCG GAGATGCTGGAGTTGACCGAGAAGCCGCTGGAGGAGCGAGCGGAGGGAGCTCAGAACGGGCTGAAGGTGGTGGAGATGGAGTCGGAGGCAGAGGCCGGGGCTGAATCAGAGGGCCAGCTCATATCTCCTGCAGGGGAGCCGGTCCCAGAGTCCGTCTCCCCGCCCTCCAGCACAGACCTGCCAGTCTCATTGAAGGAGGACCCGGCACAGAGCAGCCAATCAGACTCCCACCTCACATCTCAGGACATGCGCCGTGCCAAGAGGATACGG ATGGATGTGCAG AATGCAGCGCTGCAGCACCTCTTCATCAGGAAGAGCTTCCGTCCTTTTAAATGCACCCACTGCGGCAAGGCCTTCCGGGATAAAGACAAGCTGGAACAGCACCTGCGGGTGCACGGCCGGGACGCCTACGCCTTCTCCTGCCACATTTGCAGCAAGAGCTTCATGAGTGACTCGGCCCTGGAGGACCACCTGCTGGTGCACACGGAGAACCGCTCCTACTCTTGTCTCTTGTGCCCGGAAACCTTCGAAAGGCTGGAGCTGCTCAAAGACCACGTAGCGGTGCATGCTGTGGACGGCTGCTTCACCTGTCCTTCCTGCAAGAAGACATTCACTGACTTCATCCAG GTGAAGAAGCATATCCGCTGCTTTCATTCAGAGAAGATCTTCCAGTGTCCAGACTGTGAAAAGGCCTTCTGCCGGCCGGACAAGCTGCGTTTGCACATGTTACGCCACTCTGACCGCAAGGACTTCCTGTGCTCAACATGTGGCAAACAGTTCAAG AGGAAAGATAAGCTGCGGGAGCACATGCAGCGCATGCACAACCCCGACAGAGAGGCCAAGAAGGCCGACCGAATCCACCGCTCCAAAACCCTCAAACTGAAGGTGCCCACCACCGACTTCGAAAGCTTCATGTTCAAATGCAGAGTGTGCATGATGGGATTCAGACGCAGAGGAATGCTG GTGAATCATTTGTCCAAGCGTCATCCAGAGATGCGTATTGATGATGTGCCTGAGCTCACGCTGCCAATTATCAAGCCCAACAGGGACTACTTCTGCCAGTACTGTGACAAG GTGTATAAGAGTGCCAGTAAGAGGAAAGCACACATACTGAAGAACCATCCCGGGGCAGAATTGCCTCCCAGCATCCGCAAGTTGCGTCCGGCTGCTCCCGGTGAGCCAGACCCCATGTtgagcacacacacgcagctgACCGGCACCATCGCCACCGCACCAGTCTGCTGCCCACACTGTGCCAAACAGTACAGCAGCAAG ACTAAGATGGTTCAGCACATCAGGAAGAAGCATCCAGAGTTTGCCCAACTTGCCAACACCATCCAGACTCCTCTGACTACAGCTGTCATCAGTAGCGCTCCTGCAGTCATCAGTGCGGACGGTACCACAGCTGAGGCTGTAGTG ACCACAGATCTGCTGACCCAGGCCATGACGGAGCTTTCTCAGACACTGACCACAGACTACCGCACAGCGCAGGGAGACTACCAGAGGATCCAGTACATCCCAGTGTCTCAGGCAGGAGGCAACCTGTCCCAGCCGCAGCACATTCAGCTGCAGGTGGTGCAGGTGGCTCCG GCTTCTTCCCCACATTCCCAGCACCCGACAGTCGATGTGAGCCAGCTGCATGACCCTCACGGCTACAGCCAGCACTCCATCCAGGTACAACACATCCAGGTCAACGAGCCCTCAGGCACTGGACAAGGTGCCAGTCAG GTCAGCAGTCAGCCTCTTAGCCCCACCTCCCAGCAGCCCAGTCAGGAGCTGAGCCCCACCCAGCTGACCCCTGTGACTTTAGCTCAGAGCCACAccctgcagagcagcagcacccagcagcagggCACTGTTCAGCACGCTTACATACCCGGGAACTGGAACTACCGAGGCTACT CATCTGAGATCCAGATGATGGCTCTACCTCACGCGCAGTATGTGATAGCTGAGGCCAGCACACCTGTATCTGGAGTCAACAGCAACCAGGTGAAAACG ACACACTACGTCATCTCCGAGGGTCAGACTGAGCTGGAGACCAAACAGACCGTTCCTCAGAACACAACCCAGGCCCACGCTGAACATCTTGAGCAGCAGCCGGCCAATCAGCAAGCCACCACGCAGTACATCATCACCACAACCACCAATGGCAGTGGCACTAGTGAAGTTCACATCACAAAACCCTGA
- the prdm10 gene encoding PR domain zinc finger protein 10 isoform X2, whose translation METKQEPSAVWSQTSNSDSGNGTQVHFEGGTVAQIVYSGDQTDRGQQQVVYTADGNSYTSVESAEHTLVYIHPADGTQTVFADQPQVAYIQQDGTTQQVTVLLPSGQNMNAANLHVLSNVADAPQAILEPVSQEQLSVSTSLPSMADMTDPPTSPLGATDSTDDSDEDEDEDSDMDDWEPRQPQSFNPHSLWCDECNNANPSVCPKHGPLHPIPNRPVMSKARASLPLVLYIDRFLGGVFSKRRIPKRTQFGPVEGPLVSQTELQDHYIHLKLCMLDAEKDAEKSDDMWLDLSDEDSCNWMMFVRPAQNHLEQNLVAYQYGSEIFYTSIKNIQPKQELKVWYAASYAEFVNQKIHDVTEEERKVLREQEKNWPCYECNRRFVSSEQLQQHLNMHDDKLNSVSRARGRGRGRGRRRFGTGRRPGRPPKFIRLDPPVDAGGDKTPEMLELTEKPLEERAEGAQNGLKVVEMESEAEAGAESEGQLISPAGEPVPESVSPPSSTDLPVSLKEDPAQSSQSDSHLTSQDMRRAKRIRNAALQHLFIRKSFRPFKCTHCGKAFRDKDKLEQHLRVHGRDAYAFSCHICSKSFMSDSALEDHLLVHTENRSYSCLLCPETFERLELLKDHVAVHAVDGCFTCPSCKKTFTDFIQVKKHIRCFHSEKIFQCPDCEKAFCRPDKLRLHMLRHSDRKDFLCSTCGKQFKRKDKLREHMQRMHNPDREAKKADRIHRSKTLKLKVPTTDFESFMFKCRVCMMGFRRRGMLVNHLSKRHPEMRIDDVPELTLPIIKPNRDYFCQYCDKVYKSASKRKAHILKNHPGAELPPSIRKLRPAAPGEPDPMLSTHTQLTGTIATAPVCCPHCAKQYSSKTKMVQHIRKKHPEFAQLANTIQTPLTTAVISSAPAVISADGTTAEAVVTTDLLTQAMTELSQTLTTDYRTAQGDYQRIQYIPVSQAGGNLSQPQHIQLQVVQVAPASSPHSQHPTVDVSQLHDPHGYSQHSIQVQHIQVNEPSGTGQGASQVSSQPLSPTSQQPSQELSPTQLTPVTLAQSHTLQSSSTQQQGTVQHAYIPGNWNYRGYSSEIQMMALPHAQYVIAEASTPVSGVNSNQVKTTHYVISEGQTELETKQTVPQNTTQAHAEHLEQQPANQQATTQYIITTTTNGSGTSEVHITKP comes from the exons ATGGAGACCAAACAGGAACCCTCCGCTGTGTGGAGTCAGACGTCTAACAGTGATTCAGGCAACGGCACACAG gtacattttgaaggcGGCACCGTGGCCCAGATAGTGTACAGTGGCGATCAGACGGACCGGGGACAGCAGCAAGTGGTTTATACAGCGGATGGGAACTCCTACACCTCTGTAGAGTCTGCAGAGCACACACTGGTTTACATACACCCTGCAGATGGCACTCAG ACTGTATTTGCTGACCAGCCACAGGTGGCTTACATTCAGCAGGATGGTACGACGCAGCAG GTCACAGTTTTGCTGCCCAGTGGACAGAACATGAATGCTGCTAATCTGCATGTTCTCAGTAATGTAGCAGATGCTCCTCAAGCCATCCTGGAGCCAGTTTCCCAG gagcaGCTGTCTGTGTCGACGTCGCTCCCCTCCATGGCTGACATGACGGACCCCCCCACCAGTCCCCTCGGGGCCACAGACTCCACAGACGATTCTGAcgaagatgaggatgaagactCTGATATGGATGACTGGGAACCTCGGCAGCCTCAGTCATTCAACCCCCACAGCCTCT GGTGTGACGAGTGTAATAATGCCAACCCCTCTGTGTGTCCGAAGCACGGCCCCCTGCACCCCATCCCCAACCGGCCCGTGATGTCCAAGGCCCGGGCCAGTCTGCCTCTGGTCCTCTACATCGACCGCTTCCTGGGCGGGGTCTTCTCCAAGAGACGCATCCCAAAGCGCACGCAGTTTGGTCCTGTGGAGGGACCCCTGGTGTCTCAGACTGAACTGCAGGACCACTACATTCATCTGAAA CTGTGCATGCTGGACGCAGAGAAGGATGCGGAGAAGTCTGACGACATGTGGTTGGACCTTTCTGACGAGGACAGCTGTAACTGGATGATGTTTGTGAGACCTGCTCAGAACCACCTGGAGCAGAACCTGGTGGCCTACCAGTACGGCTCCGAGATATTCTACACGTCCATCAAGAACATCCAGCCCAAACAAGAGCTCAAG GTGTGGTATGCGGCGTCCTATGCAGAGTTTGTCAATCAGAAGATCCACGATgtaacagaagaagagagaaaag TGCTCCGGGAGCAGGAGAAAAACTGGCCTTGTTATGAGTGTAACCGCCGCTTTGTGAGCTCTGAACAACTGCAGCAACATCTCAACATGCATGACGACAAGTTAAACTCTGTTTCCAG GGCCAGAGGCCGGGGTCGGGGGAGAGGCAGGAGGAGGTTTGGGACGGGAAGAAGACCGGGACGCCCACCTAAATTTATACGTTTGGACCCACCAGTAGACGCCGGTGGGGACAAGACACCG GAGATGCTGGAGTTGACCGAGAAGCCGCTGGAGGAGCGAGCGGAGGGAGCTCAGAACGGGCTGAAGGTGGTGGAGATGGAGTCGGAGGCAGAGGCCGGGGCTGAATCAGAGGGCCAGCTCATATCTCCTGCAGGGGAGCCGGTCCCAGAGTCCGTCTCCCCGCCCTCCAGCACAGACCTGCCAGTCTCATTGAAGGAGGACCCGGCACAGAGCAGCCAATCAGACTCCCACCTCACATCTCAGGACATGCGCCGTGCCAAGAGGATACGG AATGCAGCGCTGCAGCACCTCTTCATCAGGAAGAGCTTCCGTCCTTTTAAATGCACCCACTGCGGCAAGGCCTTCCGGGATAAAGACAAGCTGGAACAGCACCTGCGGGTGCACGGCCGGGACGCCTACGCCTTCTCCTGCCACATTTGCAGCAAGAGCTTCATGAGTGACTCGGCCCTGGAGGACCACCTGCTGGTGCACACGGAGAACCGCTCCTACTCTTGTCTCTTGTGCCCGGAAACCTTCGAAAGGCTGGAGCTGCTCAAAGACCACGTAGCGGTGCATGCTGTGGACGGCTGCTTCACCTGTCCTTCCTGCAAGAAGACATTCACTGACTTCATCCAG GTGAAGAAGCATATCCGCTGCTTTCATTCAGAGAAGATCTTCCAGTGTCCAGACTGTGAAAAGGCCTTCTGCCGGCCGGACAAGCTGCGTTTGCACATGTTACGCCACTCTGACCGCAAGGACTTCCTGTGCTCAACATGTGGCAAACAGTTCAAG AGGAAAGATAAGCTGCGGGAGCACATGCAGCGCATGCACAACCCCGACAGAGAGGCCAAGAAGGCCGACCGAATCCACCGCTCCAAAACCCTCAAACTGAAGGTGCCCACCACCGACTTCGAAAGCTTCATGTTCAAATGCAGAGTGTGCATGATGGGATTCAGACGCAGAGGAATGCTG GTGAATCATTTGTCCAAGCGTCATCCAGAGATGCGTATTGATGATGTGCCTGAGCTCACGCTGCCAATTATCAAGCCCAACAGGGACTACTTCTGCCAGTACTGTGACAAG GTGTATAAGAGTGCCAGTAAGAGGAAAGCACACATACTGAAGAACCATCCCGGGGCAGAATTGCCTCCCAGCATCCGCAAGTTGCGTCCGGCTGCTCCCGGTGAGCCAGACCCCATGTtgagcacacacacgcagctgACCGGCACCATCGCCACCGCACCAGTCTGCTGCCCACACTGTGCCAAACAGTACAGCAGCAAG ACTAAGATGGTTCAGCACATCAGGAAGAAGCATCCAGAGTTTGCCCAACTTGCCAACACCATCCAGACTCCTCTGACTACAGCTGTCATCAGTAGCGCTCCTGCAGTCATCAGTGCGGACGGTACCACAGCTGAGGCTGTAGTG ACCACAGATCTGCTGACCCAGGCCATGACGGAGCTTTCTCAGACACTGACCACAGACTACCGCACAGCGCAGGGAGACTACCAGAGGATCCAGTACATCCCAGTGTCTCAGGCAGGAGGCAACCTGTCCCAGCCGCAGCACATTCAGCTGCAGGTGGTGCAGGTGGCTCCG GCTTCTTCCCCACATTCCCAGCACCCGACAGTCGATGTGAGCCAGCTGCATGACCCTCACGGCTACAGCCAGCACTCCATCCAGGTACAACACATCCAGGTCAACGAGCCCTCAGGCACTGGACAAGGTGCCAGTCAG GTCAGCAGTCAGCCTCTTAGCCCCACCTCCCAGCAGCCCAGTCAGGAGCTGAGCCCCACCCAGCTGACCCCTGTGACTTTAGCTCAGAGCCACAccctgcagagcagcagcacccagcagcagggCACTGTTCAGCACGCTTACATACCCGGGAACTGGAACTACCGAGGCTACT CATCTGAGATCCAGATGATGGCTCTACCTCACGCGCAGTATGTGATAGCTGAGGCCAGCACACCTGTATCTGGAGTCAACAGCAACCAGGTGAAAACG ACACACTACGTCATCTCCGAGGGTCAGACTGAGCTGGAGACCAAACAGACCGTTCCTCAGAACACAACCCAGGCCCACGCTGAACATCTTGAGCAGCAGCCGGCCAATCAGCAAGCCACCACGCAGTACATCATCACCACAACCACCAATGGCAGTGGCACTAGTGAAGTTCACATCACAAAACCCTGA